CAACATGCCCGCCGTCTACTGGCGTCAGGGTGATCGCCTGCGGGTGATCCGCCGCGACGGGTTGCACTACGTGACGGAAAACGGGGAGTATTGGAGCATCACGGGCGGCCACAGCGTGAACGATGCGCGCGAGGTCTTGGCGGCGGAGGGCAATGGTCGGGCGGTGGTCTCGGTGGTGGGCAAAGACAACCAAGGTGCGGGGCCGCTGATCACCGTGCAGGAAGGCACGGCGTTTCCTGACAGAGTGGAGACGCCGTTCACTCAGGTGCTGGGTCTGGCCTACGGCGCCGGGCGTTTTGTGATGCTCGCCACGACGGCGGATGACCCGCGTTCAGGTCTTTTCGAATCGGCCGACGGTCGCACGTGGACTCCGGTGGGGGAGCGTCAGCCGTATGCGAAGGGACTCGTGCATGGTCCGGCCGGATTTGCCACGCAGACGAAGGAAGCGTTGGTGGTGTATGCGCCCGAGCCGTGGCCGGAACAGTCCGCGATGGCATGGGAGCCGGTCGAGATGCCCGTCTTCCGGCTGACCGATTACGGCACGAACTTTGTCGGTGTGGGCAAGAAGCGTCGGGAGATCCCGAAGACGCCGGAGCAAATCCGAAGCGATGAGCTGCGCCCGACCTTGGTTGCGGCGCAGAAGGGCGACGTCGCCGCGGGGGTCCAGATGGGGCTCCTGATGTTGGAGGGAAAATACGTCGACTCGAATCCGTGGCGGGCGGAGGTCGCCTTTCAGGCGGGTATCGCCGCGGGGATCGCGGAAGCCCCCCGCGGTTACGCGGAGTTGCTGTCGCGGTGGAAGCCCGGCACGCCGCGACTCGAATTGTTGCGGCTTTACCGGCAGAGTGCGGAGCTGGGTGATGTGCCGGCGATGGTCTGGCTGGCGCTGAATCTCGAACCCGACTCCGACAGCGCCCGGTCTGAGATCGCGCGGTGGCGCGATGGAGCGCTGGCGGCCGATCCGTTGTTTGCGGCGCGCTGGGCCAAGCGGGAGACATTCGCGGCCAACATCGCCGCGGCCCAATCGGGGGATGTTGACGCGATGGCGAAAGTGCTGCCGATCGCGCTCGACGGGGATATCATGCCTGCCGACTGGAGCCTGGCCATTGCGCTGGCCGACCGCGCCGCCGAGGGCGGCAACCACGATGTCGCGGGGTATCTGCTGCAGCGTTACCAGGCGAATCGACAGGGTTACAGTCATGTGTCTCCGTATCCGGAAGCCGAATACAAGCGGCTGCTGGAGCGCGGTGTTGCGGCGAACCACAAACTGAGTCTGGCGCTGTATCTGGAAAGTCTCATGACGGGACGTTTTGGTTATGAGCGCGACGAGGAACAGGCGCTGGCCCGGGCGCGACAACTCGCCGACCAAGGCGATGCGGACGGGATGTTCTTTGTGGCGATGATTCTGCAGAATCGGCAGGACGCGCCCAAGGACCCGGTGGCGGCGGCCGAATGGATGCAGAAGGCGGCCGACGCCGGGCATGTGCAGGCCGCGGCTTGGTTGAAGACGCAGCAACTCAAGGCCTCGCCGCAATGAGTGATGGTGATGGGGCCACGCCTGCCGGCGCACTGCCGCCGCCGTTGCCGGCGGCGGCGGCAGGAGTAGACCGCGCCCAGTATGCGACGCGCAACGACGGGCTCTCGCCGGCGTGCGTGTGGGTGATCGCCGCCGGGGCGCTGCAGCAGATCGTCGATGGGCAGGTGAAGCGGGTGGTGGCGCTCAGCGAGGTGACGGAGGTGCGGCTGGACTACGCGCCGACCCGTGTGGAGGCGAATCGCTACCGTTGCCAACTGCGGCTGCGTAGTGGCGTGGGCATTACGTTCTTCAACCGACGCTTCGAGAGCTTCGGCCGGTTCGCGGACACGAGCCCGGCGTATCGGGATTTTTTGGACACCTTGCTGGCGGCGTTGCGGGACGTCGCACCGCAGT
This portion of the Actomonas aquatica genome encodes:
- a CDS encoding tetratricopeptide repeat protein; the encoded protein is MAQPISPVVYADGRYALVDGAGTLYFSSDLKAWEKLTFEPGTKLRWVRHDGEQWVLASSERKLALSADLKTWTPWFTSDAANETAVLWRGRYWRSAYTVLGITQFMHELGRYDQERDEKLKEWDAQVRDPNMPAVYWRQGDRLRVIRRDGLHYVTENGEYWSITGGHSVNDAREVLAAEGNGRAVVSVVGKDNQGAGPLITVQEGTAFPDRVETPFTQVLGLAYGAGRFVMLATTADDPRSGLFESADGRTWTPVGERQPYAKGLVHGPAGFATQTKEALVVYAPEPWPEQSAMAWEPVEMPVFRLTDYGTNFVGVGKKRREIPKTPEQIRSDELRPTLVAAQKGDVAAGVQMGLLMLEGKYVDSNPWRAEVAFQAGIAAGIAEAPRGYAELLSRWKPGTPRLELLRLYRQSAELGDVPAMVWLALNLEPDSDSARSEIARWRDGALAADPLFAARWAKRETFAANIAAAQSGDVDAMAKVLPIALDGDIMPADWSLAIALADRAAEGGNHDVAGYLLQRYQANRQGYSHVSPYPEAEYKRLLERGVAANHKLSLALYLESLMTGRFGYERDEEQALARARQLADQGDADGMFFVAMILQNRQDAPKDPVAAAEWMQKAADAGHVQAAAWLKTQQLKASPQ